Proteins encoded in a region of the Wenzhouxiangella sp. XN201 genome:
- the htpG gene encoding molecular chaperone HtpG has product MSEANAPETRRFDTEVHQLLKLMINALYSNREIFLRELISNASDASDKLRFEALTHESLKGADQDLAIDVSFDAEAGTLTVADRGIGMNREEIIDNLGTIAKSGTKQFLDSLSGDKQKDAALIGQFGVGFYSAFIVASEVTVETRRADEPAENGVRWTSTGEGEYQLETIERADPGTTIVLTMREDHTDLLSKWQLKRIIHHYSNHIAFPIRLAEAGKDDEPETVNDSKALWARAKSEISDEDYQEFYTSLTGDSEKPLSWAHHHVEGNQRYSMLLYLPSQAPFDMLINRDEREGVKLYIQRVFIMDAAEQVVPRYLRFMRGVIDSADLPLNISREILQDNPLVRKIRAAVIKRSLDLIDKLAGEGGEAWDKFQKAFGSVLKEGVIEDFEQRERVASLLRFASSKSEDESVGLDAYIERMQEGQDTIWFLTADSLKVAQNSPHLEAFRKRGIEVLLLTDRIDEWLVAHLHEYKGKQLKSVASGKLDLGGDQAEPDEAAKKLAGRIKKVLGEQVGNVVAGSRLTDSPGCIVSDEDAMSLQMQKMLRQAGQEVPETKPDLEINAGHPLLELMADTSDDKRFGEFSQLLFDQALLAEGGELADPAAYVKRVNDLLVGALGKDKDSDDDHAASA; this is encoded by the coding sequence ATGAGTGAAGCCAACGCCCCGGAAACCCGCCGGTTCGACACCGAGGTTCATCAGCTGCTCAAGCTGATGATCAACGCGCTGTACTCCAATCGCGAGATTTTCCTGCGTGAACTGATTTCCAACGCCTCGGATGCCAGTGACAAGCTGCGCTTCGAGGCGCTGACCCACGAAAGCCTCAAGGGCGCCGACCAGGACCTGGCGATCGATGTAAGTTTCGATGCCGAAGCCGGCACGCTGACGGTCGCCGATCGCGGCATCGGCATGAATCGCGAGGAGATCATCGACAACCTCGGCACCATCGCGAAATCGGGCACGAAGCAGTTCCTGGATTCGCTTTCGGGCGACAAGCAGAAGGACGCCGCGCTGATCGGCCAGTTCGGTGTCGGATTCTACTCGGCCTTCATCGTCGCCAGCGAAGTCACCGTCGAGACCCGTCGCGCCGATGAGCCGGCCGAGAACGGCGTGCGCTGGACCTCCACCGGCGAAGGCGAGTACCAGCTCGAAACGATCGAACGCGCTGATCCGGGCACGACCATTGTGCTGACGATGCGCGAGGATCACACCGACCTGCTCTCGAAATGGCAGCTCAAGCGCATCATTCACCACTATTCCAACCACATCGCCTTCCCGATTCGCCTGGCCGAGGCCGGCAAGGATGACGAGCCGGAAACGGTCAACGATTCAAAGGCGCTGTGGGCACGGGCAAAGTCCGAGATTTCCGACGAGGACTACCAGGAGTTCTACACCAGCCTGACCGGTGATTCGGAAAAGCCGCTGAGCTGGGCGCATCACCACGTCGAGGGCAACCAGCGTTACAGCATGCTGCTCTACCTGCCGTCGCAGGCACCGTTCGACATGCTGATCAACCGCGACGAGCGCGAGGGCGTCAAGCTCTACATCCAGCGGGTGTTCATCATGGATGCCGCCGAGCAGGTGGTGCCGCGCTACCTGCGCTTCATGCGCGGCGTGATCGATTCGGCCGACCTGCCGCTCAATATCTCGCGCGAGATTCTGCAGGACAATCCGTTGGTCAGGAAAATCCGCGCGGCGGTGATCAAGCGTTCGCTCGACCTGATCGACAAGCTCGCCGGCGAGGGTGGCGAGGCCTGGGACAAGTTCCAGAAGGCTTTCGGCAGCGTGCTCAAGGAAGGCGTGATCGAGGACTTCGAGCAGCGCGAGCGGGTTGCTTCGCTGCTGCGCTTCGCCTCGAGCAAGTCCGAAGATGAATCGGTCGGCCTCGACGCGTATATCGAACGAATGCAGGAGGGCCAGGACACCATCTGGTTCCTGACCGCCGACAGCCTGAAGGTGGCGCAGAATTCGCCGCACCTGGAAGCCTTCCGCAAGCGCGGCATCGAGGTGCTGCTGCTGACCGACCGTATCGATGAGTGGCTGGTTGCCCACCTGCACGAGTACAAGGGCAAGCAGCTCAAGTCGGTGGCCAGCGGCAAGCTGGATCTCGGCGGCGACCAGGCCGAGCCGGACGAGGCGGCGAAGAAGCTGGCCGGGCGCATCAAGAAGGTGTTGGGTGAGCAGGTCGGCAATGTCGTTGCCGGCTCGCGCCTGACCGATTCGCCGGGCTGCATCGTGAGCGACGAAGACGCCATGAGCCTGCAGATGCAGAAGATGCTCCGACAGGCCGGCCAGGAAGTGCCCGAAACCAAGCCCGACCTGGAGATCAACGCCGGTCATCCGCTGCTCGAATTGATGGCCGACACCAGCGACGACAAGCGCTTCGGAGAATTCTCGCAGCTGCTGTTCGACCAGGCCCTGCTGGCCGAGGGCGGCGAGCTGGCCGATCCGGCCGCCTACGTGAAGCGCGTCAACGACCTGCTGGTCGGCGCGCTGGGCAAGGACAAGGACTCGGACGACGATCATGCCGCCTCGGCCTGA
- a CDS encoding Zn-dependent hydrolase encodes MLRYLIVFLPILLLAACSGDDAGAPDDAAESARSEPAAEQADEQSSAQTERAASDEEDEPETLAEPRPEIYSEFTLESDLSHLSDSQREMVAVLIDASLIMDELFWHQAFGDREALLEEIDDEATREFAEINYGPWDRLADNRPFVPGYGEKPAGANFYPADMTHPEFESLGDMRKADLYTLIRRNDDGELTVVPYHEFYADQLAEAAELLERAAGLAENESFARYLRSRASALGTDRYQASDRAWLEVKDNKVDLIFGPIETYEDQRYGYKAAFSSYVLIKDLEWSERLARFAEFLPDLQRNLPVPDPYKAEQPGSNAELNAYDVVYYAGDSNAGSKTIAVNLPNDEEVQLAQGTRRSQLKNAMRAKFDRILEPIAEVVIAEDQREHVNFDAFFGNTMFHEVAHGLGIKNLVAGQGTVRAALREHASPHEEGKADVLGLYMVRELHEAGEIEGDIMDYYVTFLAGIFRSVRFGASSAHGRANMLRFNYFRDFGAFERDENGHYRVVPDRFSEAVDALSREILMLQGDGDYLKAGRMLEELGVIGEQLQSDLDRIDEAGIPVDVKFRQGKDVLGLGTD; translated from the coding sequence ATGTTGAGGTACCTGATTGTGTTCCTGCCGATTCTGCTGCTGGCCGCCTGCAGTGGTGACGACGCGGGTGCGCCCGACGACGCAGCCGAAAGCGCCCGTTCCGAGCCGGCCGCTGAGCAGGCTGACGAACAGTCGTCTGCACAGACCGAGCGCGCCGCATCCGACGAAGAAGACGAACCTGAGACTCTGGCCGAGCCGCGACCGGAAATCTATTCGGAGTTCACGCTCGAATCCGACCTGTCGCATCTGAGCGACAGCCAGCGCGAGATGGTGGCGGTGCTGATCGATGCCAGCCTGATCATGGACGAGCTGTTCTGGCACCAGGCCTTTGGCGATCGCGAGGCCCTGTTGGAGGAGATCGATGACGAGGCCACGCGCGAATTTGCCGAGATCAACTACGGGCCCTGGGATCGCCTGGCCGACAACCGTCCGTTCGTGCCCGGCTATGGCGAAAAGCCCGCCGGTGCCAATTTCTACCCGGCCGACATGACCCACCCGGAGTTCGAGTCACTGGGAGACATGCGCAAGGCTGATCTCTACACGCTGATTCGCCGCAACGACGACGGTGAACTCACCGTGGTGCCTTATCACGAGTTCTACGCCGATCAGCTGGCCGAAGCCGCCGAACTGCTGGAACGCGCCGCCGGGCTGGCCGAGAACGAGAGCTTTGCACGCTACCTCAGATCGCGTGCGAGCGCCTTGGGTACCGACCGCTATCAGGCCTCCGACCGGGCATGGCTGGAGGTCAAGGACAACAAGGTCGACCTGATCTTCGGCCCGATCGAGACCTACGAGGATCAGCGCTACGGCTACAAGGCCGCCTTTTCGTCCTACGTGCTGATCAAGGATCTCGAGTGGAGCGAGCGCCTGGCGCGCTTTGCCGAGTTCCTGCCCGATCTGCAGCGCAACCTGCCGGTACCGGATCCCTACAAGGCCGAACAGCCGGGCAGCAATGCCGAGCTCAATGCCTACGACGTGGTCTACTACGCCGGCGATTCCAATGCCGGCTCGAAGACCATCGCCGTCAACCTGCCCAACGACGAGGAAGTGCAGCTGGCCCAGGGCACGCGCCGCTCGCAGTTGAAGAACGCCATGCGGGCCAAGTTCGACCGCATCCTCGAGCCGATTGCCGAGGTGGTCATCGCCGAGGACCAGCGCGAACACGTCAACTTCGACGCCTTCTTCGGCAATACCATGTTCCACGAGGTCGCCCACGGCCTGGGCATCAAGAACCTGGTGGCCGGCCAGGGTACGGTGCGTGCTGCACTCAGGGAGCACGCCAGTCCGCACGAGGAAGGCAAGGCCGATGTGCTCGGGCTCTACATGGTGCGTGAACTGCACGAGGCCGGCGAGATCGAGGGCGACATCATGGACTACTACGTCACCTTCCTGGCCGGCATCTTCCGCTCGGTGCGCTTCGGTGCTTCCAGTGCCCACGGCCGGGCCAACATGCTGCGCTTCAACTACTTCCGCGACTTCGGCGCCTTCGAGCGTGACGAGAACGGACACTATCGCGTCGTGCCCGATCGCTTCAGCGAGGCGGTCGATGCACTCTCGCGCGAAATCCTGATGCTGCAGGGCGACGGCGACTACCTCAAGGCCGGCCGCATGCTCGAGGAGCTGGGCGTGATCGGCGAGCAGTTGCAGTCCGATCTCGACCGCATCGATGAAGCCGGCATCCCGGTGGATGTGAAATTCCGCCAAGGAAAGGACGTATTGGGACTAGGCACCGACTAG
- a CDS encoding bifunctional diguanylate cyclase/phosphodiesterase: MLTLPDFSNPIDQDLLGQAIARAPMGFMLFDLRGRLLQANQRVEERLGYSKEQLAGLTLRKLDCELSDAALDALLERLADRVGDRPEILLTQHCDAQGESFPVEVRLAAIEIDGRACIVMLATAITDSLAAERQLQEKERLFNQVFHASEDAILLLADDHFIDCNEAAVRMLGCSSKADILHTPPWSLSPEHQPDGRLSTEKAREVIELAYQKHFHRFEWVHRRGNGEDFPVEVTLTLVELAGRQILHVIWNDITERKADEKRIEALARYDMLTGLPNRRLLQENAARAIAASARTNRPVGVMYMDLDRFKDINDTQGHETGDRMLAEVSARLRTCLDDEHSVARLGGDEFAFVLPDTDIVSMQALAARIVEMMEEPFTINGISTRIGASIGLVSYPEHGRDLAELLKHADIAMYRAKESQEGWCLFAPEQAFNVLERVNLERELREVIAERKLSLHYQPIIDAHTGLPCCVEALARWPRLNGEFVPTQLFINMAETTGLIQPLSELLLETVCEQAREWRRQGLAIPIAVNLSARELQAPDLADRVLATLERYGLDGSALELEVTETTAMSHAFDTVATLSRLKQQGIRIFIDDFGTGYSSLSQLKRLPVDVLKVDQSFVRDMVSDPADAKIVETIVLLAGAMDLQTVAEGIETEAQFRAARRLGCDFVQGYLFARPASAADITPLLERGRFELPNPG, from the coding sequence TGACCCTGCGCAAGCTCGACTGTGAACTGTCCGATGCCGCGCTCGATGCCCTGCTTGAACGGCTCGCCGACCGGGTCGGTGATCGACCCGAGATTCTGCTCACGCAGCACTGTGATGCCCAGGGTGAAAGCTTTCCGGTCGAGGTCCGCCTGGCGGCGATTGAAATCGACGGCCGGGCGTGCATCGTCATGCTGGCCACGGCGATCACCGACAGCCTGGCGGCCGAACGCCAGTTGCAGGAAAAGGAACGGCTGTTCAACCAGGTCTTCCACGCATCCGAAGACGCCATCCTGCTGCTCGCCGACGACCACTTCATCGATTGCAATGAAGCGGCCGTGCGCATGCTCGGCTGCTCTTCGAAGGCAGACATCCTGCATACCCCGCCCTGGAGCCTCTCACCTGAGCACCAGCCGGACGGTCGGCTCTCGACCGAAAAGGCCCGCGAGGTGATCGAGCTGGCCTACCAAAAGCACTTTCACCGCTTTGAATGGGTGCACCGGCGCGGAAATGGCGAGGATTTCCCGGTCGAAGTCACCCTCACCCTGGTGGAATTGGCCGGTCGGCAGATCCTGCACGTGATCTGGAACGACATTACTGAACGCAAGGCTGACGAGAAGCGGATCGAGGCGTTGGCCCGCTACGACATGTTGACCGGGCTGCCCAACCGCCGCCTGTTGCAGGAGAATGCCGCAAGAGCCATCGCTGCGAGTGCCCGCACAAACCGCCCGGTCGGAGTCATGTACATGGACCTCGACCGTTTCAAGGACATCAACGATACCCAAGGCCACGAAACCGGCGACCGTATGCTCGCCGAGGTTTCCGCGCGGCTCAGGACCTGCCTGGACGATGAACATAGCGTGGCCCGTCTGGGCGGCGACGAATTTGCCTTTGTCCTGCCCGACACCGACATCGTCAGCATGCAGGCGCTGGCCGCTCGAATCGTCGAAATGATGGAAGAGCCGTTCACGATCAACGGCATCAGCACCCGCATCGGCGCCAGCATCGGCCTGGTCAGCTACCCGGAGCACGGTCGGGACCTGGCCGAGCTGCTCAAGCACGCGGACATTGCCATGTATCGCGCCAAGGAATCACAGGAAGGCTGGTGTCTGTTCGCGCCGGAGCAGGCCTTCAACGTGCTCGAACGAGTCAATCTCGAACGCGAGCTGCGCGAAGTGATTGCCGAACGCAAGCTGAGCTTGCACTACCAGCCCATAATCGACGCGCACACGGGCCTGCCCTGCTGTGTTGAAGCGCTCGCCCGCTGGCCGCGACTCAACGGCGAGTTCGTGCCGACACAATTGTTCATCAACATGGCCGAAACGACCGGGCTGATTCAGCCCCTGAGTGAACTGCTGCTGGAAACGGTTTGCGAGCAGGCACGCGAATGGCGCCGCCAGGGTCTGGCGATCCCGATCGCAGTCAATCTGTCAGCGCGCGAACTGCAGGCACCGGACCTGGCCGACCGTGTCCTGGCCACGCTGGAGCGTTACGGCCTGGACGGCTCGGCGCTGGAACTCGAAGTCACCGAAACCACAGCCATGAGCCACGCTTTCGACACGGTGGCCACGCTCTCCCGACTGAAGCAACAGGGCATCCGCATTTTCATCGACGATTTCGGTACCGGCTATTCCTCGCTGAGCCAGCTCAAACGCCTGCCGGTCGATGTCCTCAAGGTCGATCAGAGTTTCGTCCGCGACATGGTCAGCGACCCGGCCGATGCCAAAATCGTCGAGACCATCGTGTTGCTGGCTGGCGCCATGGACCTGCAAACCGTGGCCGAAGGCATCGAGACCGAAGCCCAGTTCCGGGCTGCGCGCAGGCTCGGCTGCGATTTCGTCCAGGGCTATCTGTTCGCCCGTCCGGCCAGCGCCGCCGACATCACCCCCCTGCTCGAGCGCGGCCGCTTCGAACTACCTAACCCCGGTTAA
- a CDS encoding M23 family metallopeptidase produces the protein MRQDYSITISSHRGSQHFTLGQRTQRLIAGATAGLALAFIGGALAIVLLSGRVGELDRQVAGLSGDNQRIQADNQRLTAETGRLQDQLRERRRELAALGGELGRIETLVGLQPNDEQPLAQRIDVAGRTAFQRQLMLRSIPSGFPVDSGLVTSRYGMRQHPIHEQESLHGGVDLRAKRGTPIHATADGVVEWAALHRDSGLGKMVKLVHNYGFSTIFGHLDEIAVESGSYVKRGELLGYSGNTGQSAAPHLHYEVRYLQRRLDPSPFLRWSLEEFDVLFSEEDRVQWESLTEIVRTAANVPETPLLQQVQSLSATSP, from the coding sequence ATGCGGCAAGACTATTCAATCACAATTTCCAGCCATCGCGGTTCGCAACATTTCACGCTTGGCCAACGGACACAGCGCCTCATCGCCGGAGCGACGGCCGGGCTGGCATTGGCGTTCATCGGCGGCGCACTGGCCATCGTCCTGCTGTCCGGCCGGGTGGGCGAGCTGGATCGGCAGGTTGCCGGCTTGAGCGGTGACAATCAGCGCATTCAGGCCGACAACCAGCGCCTGACAGCCGAAACCGGCCGACTGCAGGACCAGCTTCGGGAACGCCGACGCGAACTGGCCGCTCTCGGCGGCGAGCTGGGCCGGATCGAGACGCTGGTGGGCCTGCAGCCGAACGACGAGCAGCCCCTGGCCCAGCGGATCGACGTTGCCGGTCGCACCGCCTTCCAGCGGCAACTGATGCTGCGCTCCATTCCCAGCGGCTTTCCGGTCGACTCGGGCCTCGTCACCAGCCGTTACGGCATGCGCCAGCATCCGATCCACGAACAAGAAAGCCTGCACGGCGGCGTCGACCTGCGCGCCAAGCGCGGCACGCCCATTCACGCCACCGCCGACGGCGTGGTCGAATGGGCCGCCCTGCACCGCGACTCCGGCCTCGGCAAGATGGTCAAGCTGGTCCACAATTACGGCTTCTCGACCATCTTCGGTCACCTTGACGAAATCGCCGTCGAAAGCGGCAGTTACGTCAAGCGCGGCGAATTGCTGGGCTATTCGGGCAACACCGGTCAGTCGGCCGCGCCCCATCTTCACTACGAGGTACGCTACCTGCAGCGTCGCCTCGACCCCTCACCCTTCCTGCGCTGGTCGCTGGAAGAATTCGACGTTCTGTTCAGCGAGGAGGATCGCGTTCAATGGGAATCCTTGACCGAAATCGTACGCACGGCAGCGAACGTG
- a CDS encoding ion transporter — protein sequence MPPRPDGEALAPAGGWRERLGRWVEGRGVSRFIIALIIVNAIILGLETSPSVMNRVGDVLLAANAAILGVFIVEISLKLIAFGPRFFRSGWNVFDFLVVGIALVPTSGPLEILRALRVLRVLRLLSQVPKLRIIIESLLRALPGMGWTALLLILVFYVFAVMGTMLFGEQFPDYWGSLGASLFSLFQIMTLESWSSGIARPMMEVSPWVWAYFVPFILVSSFMVLNLFIAIIVTATQSIHQDEEDLERRQLLAELRSINDRLKRLEGGSD from the coding sequence ATGCCGCCTCGGCCTGACGGCGAGGCGCTGGCCCCCGCCGGTGGCTGGCGCGAGCGGCTGGGTCGGTGGGTCGAGGGCCGTGGTGTCAGCCGCTTCATCATCGCGCTGATCATCGTCAACGCGATCATCCTCGGCCTGGAGACCTCGCCGTCGGTCATGAACCGCGTCGGGGATGTGTTGCTTGCGGCCAACGCAGCCATACTCGGCGTGTTCATCGTCGAGATCTCGCTCAAACTGATCGCCTTCGGTCCGCGCTTCTTCCGTTCCGGCTGGAACGTGTTCGATTTCCTGGTGGTGGGCATTGCCCTGGTGCCGACATCCGGGCCCCTGGAGATCCTGCGAGCATTGCGTGTGCTGCGCGTCTTGAGGCTGCTGTCGCAGGTGCCCAAACTTCGCATCATCATCGAGTCACTGCTGCGCGCATTGCCGGGCATGGGCTGGACGGCTTTGCTGCTGATACTGGTGTTCTACGTGTTTGCCGTGATGGGCACGATGCTGTTCGGCGAGCAGTTCCCGGACTACTGGGGCAGCCTGGGCGCGAGCCTGTTCTCGCTGTTCCAGATCATGACACTGGAGTCCTGGTCATCGGGCATCGCGCGGCCGATGATGGAAGTCTCGCCGTGGGTCTGGGCCTACTTCGTGCCTTTCATCCTGGTCTCGAGCTTCATGGTGCTCAACCTGTTCATCGCCATCATCGTCACGGCCACCCAGTCGATCCACCAGGATGAGGAAGACCTGGAACGCCGCCAGCTGCTCGCCGAACTGCGCTCGATCAACGATCGCTTGAAGCGTCTTGAAGGTGGGAGTGATTGA
- a CDS encoding S4 domain-containing protein, whose protein sequence is MSQSVRLDKWLWAARFFKTRAMAQQAIKGGKVEINDASPKVSRLVRCGDRLRVTKGEIRFEVVVEQIGERRVSAPLAQAMYRETQASLKAREQRAEERKLAGSAQGPSRRPDKRERRQLRRFNRG, encoded by the coding sequence ATGTCCCAATCAGTACGACTCGACAAATGGCTCTGGGCTGCGCGCTTCTTCAAGACGCGCGCGATGGCCCAGCAGGCGATCAAGGGCGGCAAGGTTGAAATCAACGATGCCTCGCCGAAAGTCTCGCGCCTGGTGCGCTGCGGGGATCGGTTGCGCGTGACTAAGGGCGAGATTCGCTTCGAGGTGGTGGTCGAGCAGATCGGTGAGCGGCGCGTTTCTGCACCCCTGGCCCAGGCCATGTATCGCGAGACGCAAGCCAGTCTCAAGGCCCGCGAGCAGCGCGCCGAGGAGCGCAAGCTGGCGGGTTCGGCGCAGGGGCCGTCGCGCCGCCCGGACAAGCGGGAGCGGCGGCAGTTGCGTCGCTTTAACCGGGGTTAG